A stretch of DNA from Campylobacter concisus ATCC 51562:
TAGCATCAAGCACCACTCAAATCCCTCTAAAAAAGTATAGTCGATATAAATTCCAACCCAAAGTACGCTCACAATAGCTGCTGATGGAATAGGAAGTCCGATAAAAACATTTGGCTCATATGTACCAGTAGTGACATTAAAACGAGCAAGCCTAATAGCTCCAAAAACCACAAACATAGCAGCTATAAGCGCTCCAAATCTGCCAAAATTTTTACCAATAGTCAAATAAAATAAAATAGCTGGCGCTACACCAAAAGCAACAAGATCTGCAAGGCTATCAAACTCTACCCCAAATTTACTAGTTGTCTTTGTAAGTCTAGCCACGCGTCCATCAAGTCCATCTAAAATAAGCGATAAGATTATATAAATAATGGCTTTAAAATAGTTGCCTTGAATAGATGAAATAATGCTAATAACACCCAAAAAAGCACTAGCTGCTGTAAATAAATTTGGCAAGATATACATTAGTTGCATCTTTTGTATGTTATTCATCTCTTTTTCCCTCTTCAAAATATCCCAAAAGTGAAGCAGCCTTTACGCTTTCTCCGACGCTTACACATATTTTAGTATCTCTTGGTAGGTATAAAATCACCTCACCACTTCCTAAAAAACCAAATTTTCTAGATGCTTTCAGGCTAGTAACATTTGAAATTTCTAAACTTCGACTGAAAGCTCCAGCTATAATTTTCATAACAAATTTTATATTCTCTTTTTCAAAGCGAATAATCGCTCTTTCATTTAAAAATTCTGAAATTTTCATAGCTTGACACAAAAATAAGCCATGTCTTTTGCGTATTTCAGCTACTTTTACATCACTTACAGCCCTTAATGTACCAACATCAAAAAAAGATTTTTTTATGACGATCTTAGCTACTTCATTATTGTCAAAATTTGAAGCACTGATCTCTTTTATCTTGCCATCAATCGGCGATAGTAAAGCCAATTTATCATCAGAAAATGGCTCTCTTTCAGGATCTCTAAAAAAATAAAGTCCCAAAAAAAGTAAAATAGCAAAAAGCAGTGGCAAAATCCCAAATAGCAAAGATAAAACAAATAAAATTAGAAAAAATAATATAAATTTATATCCTGCTTTCGCGATATAGCCACTCATTTTTATTCCTCTTTTTTACTCTTTTCGTCTTCTTCGGTCTCTACAAGCCTACTCTCTAGACTATTTTCGATCTCATAGTTTTTAATAATCTCTCTAACTCTTTTTCCTTCGATTGTTTCTTCTTCATAAAGTGCTGATACCATATTTTCAATAGCACCTTTATAAATTTCAAGCAAACCAAGCACAGCTGTGTATCTTTCATGAAGAAGCGTTTTTACAAACTCATCAACCTTTTCAGCCATCTTATCACTGTAATCTTTGATGCTTTGACCACCATTTAAAAACGTAGCACGTTGCTTTTCAAGTACCATAAGACCGGCAACATCGCTCATACCATACATACTAACCATAGCTTTTATGATATCAGTCGCACGCTCTAGGTCGTTGCTAGCTCCGGTTGAAATTTCTTTAATAAACACCTCTTCAGCTGCTCTACCGGCCAAAAGTACATCTACTTCTGCTATCAGCTCATGCTTTTGCATCATAAATTTATTCTCTTCAGGCGTGTTTAGAGTATAGCCAAGTGCCGCAAGACCACGTGGCACGACTGAGACTTTTGTTACCCTTTTTGCACCTTTTGTTAGCTCAGCTATCAAGGCATGACCACACTCATGATAAGTGACGATCCTTTTTTCTTTTGGATTTACGCGGCGAGACTTTTTCTCAAGTCCAGCAATCGATCTCTCAACAGCCTCCACAAGATCGGCCTGCTCAACAAAAGTCTTTGACTTACGTCCTGCAAGAAGTGCAGCCTCATTTATGATATTTTCAAGATCAGCACCTGCTAAACCAGTAGTAAGCCTTGCGATATCCTCGATATTTACATCTTTGCCAATCTTTACATCTTTCATGTGAACTTTTAAGATGTCGCAGCGTCCTTTAAAATCAGGTTTATCAACAAGCACTTGCCTATCAAATCTACCTGGCCTTAAAAGCGCAGCGTCCAAAACTTCAGGTCTATTTGTAGCCGCTATAACGATAACTGGCGACTTATCCGCGTCAAAGCCATCCATCTCAGAAAGAAGCTGATTTAGCGTTTGCTCTCTCTCGTCGTTGCCACCCATTGGACCAGAATTTCTACTTTTACCGATCGCATCGATCTCATCTATAAAAACAATCGCTGGAGCCTCTTTTTTAGCATTTTCAAAAAGATCTCTAACTCTGCTTGCGCCAACGCCGACAAACATCTCTATAAAGCTTGATGCTGACATAGAGAAAAACGGCACACTAGCCTCGCCCGCAACTGCTCTTGCAAGAAGCGTTTTGCCTGTGCCCGGAGGGCCAACTAGCAAAATTCCTTTTGGAATTTTTGCCCCAAGTCTTAGATACTTATCAGGACTTTTTAGATAATCAACTATCTCTTGAACCTCTTCTTTTGCCTCTTCGACACCTGCGACATCATCAAACTTAACTTTTGGTTTTTCAGAATTTATAAGTTTTTTTGCACTTCCTATGCCAAGTATGCCACCGCCAATATTCTTTTGCATACGACTAGCAATAAACATCCAAATAGCAAAAAATATAAATACCGGGATGATCCATGAAAATATAAGATCACCAAACCAGTTATTTTCGCTATAAACGCTATAAGTTATGCCATTTTGCTCAAGTATACCAATGAGCGTTGGATCATTTATACGTTTTGCAAGATAGATAGTTTTGTCACTACCTATGCCTTTTATGGTAGTTTCCGAGATAGCAACCTCATTTAGCTGCTTATTTTTTAACATATCTTTAAACTCAGAATAAGCTACCATTTTACTCTGAGCATTGCTATTTAGCCCAAAAGAGCCACCTAGTCCGTCTCCACTAAAGCTTCTAAAAGCTAAAACTATAACTATTGCAAAAATGGCAAAAATGAAAATAGGATTTTTATTAAAAAAACCGTTATTATTGCCATTGTTTTGGTTATTATTTTGGTTATTCATCTATTTCCTTATAAACAAAGCTACTCCAATCGTTACTTTGTTTTATCTCAATTAGCTCCAAATCCTTAAATGTATCTTTAATCCTATCTTCGTATTTGTTTAAAATTCCTGACAATACCAAGTAGCCGCCTTTTTTAAGCGATTTTTTTAA
This window harbors:
- the pssA gene encoding CDP-diacylglycerol--serine O-phosphatidyltransferase, which gives rise to MNNIQKMQLMYILPNLFTAASAFLGVISIISSIQGNYFKAIIYIILSLILDGLDGRVARLTKTTSKFGVEFDSLADLVAFGVAPAILFYLTIGKNFGRFGALIAAMFVVFGAIRLARFNVTTGTYEPNVFIGLPIPSAAIVSVLWVGIYIDYTFLEGFEWCLMLLEATLAALMVSNIRYPSFKKINLKQTHVIRILVALVVAFSMLYLYPFESATLVMSIYMLYGIVRATIMFSKNSKKKESE
- a CDS encoding phosphatidylserine decarboxylase; translated protein: MSGYIAKAGYKFILFFLILFVLSLLFGILPLLFAILLFLGLYFFRDPEREPFSDDKLALLSPIDGKIKEISASNFDNNEVAKIVIKKSFFDVGTLRAVSDVKVAEIRKRHGLFLCQAMKISEFLNERAIIRFEKENIKFVMKIIAGAFSRSLEISNVTSLKASRKFGFLGSGEVILYLPRDTKICVSVGESVKAASLLGYFEEGKRDE
- the ftsH gene encoding ATP-dependent zinc metalloprotease FtsH; protein product: MNNQNNNQNNGNNNGFFNKNPIFIFAIFAIVIVLAFRSFSGDGLGGSFGLNSNAQSKMVAYSEFKDMLKNKQLNEVAISETTIKGIGSDKTIYLAKRINDPTLIGILEQNGITYSVYSENNWFGDLIFSWIIPVFIFFAIWMFIASRMQKNIGGGILGIGSAKKLINSEKPKVKFDDVAGVEEAKEEVQEIVDYLKSPDKYLRLGAKIPKGILLVGPPGTGKTLLARAVAGEASVPFFSMSASSFIEMFVGVGASRVRDLFENAKKEAPAIVFIDEIDAIGKSRNSGPMGGNDEREQTLNQLLSEMDGFDADKSPVIVIAATNRPEVLDAALLRPGRFDRQVLVDKPDFKGRCDILKVHMKDVKIGKDVNIEDIARLTTGLAGADLENIINEAALLAGRKSKTFVEQADLVEAVERSIAGLEKKSRRVNPKEKRIVTYHECGHALIAELTKGAKRVTKVSVVPRGLAALGYTLNTPEENKFMMQKHELIAEVDVLLAGRAAEEVFIKEISTGASNDLERATDIIKAMVSMYGMSDVAGLMVLEKQRATFLNGGQSIKDYSDKMAEKVDEFVKTLLHERYTAVLGLLEIYKGAIENMVSALYEEETIEGKRVREIIKNYEIENSLESRLVETEEDEKSKKEE